A single window of Metallosphaera hakonensis JCM 8857 = DSM 7519 DNA harbors:
- a CDS encoding MoaD/ThiS family protein produces the protein MIITVYLARERKEKTIELNQNSTVQDLVKRLNLTVQGAVVLRDGLPVLEEERLIDGERLIVVQTASGG, from the coding sequence GTGATAATCACGGTGTACCTGGCAAGAGAAAGGAAAGAGAAGACAATAGAATTGAACCAAAATTCCACTGTGCAAGACCTAGTGAAAAGGTTGAACCTCACTGTTCAGGGGGCAGTGGTTTTAAGAGACGGACTACCTGTACTGGAAGAAGAGAGACTGATCGATGGGGAAAGACTCATTGTGGTCCAGACGGCCTCAGGTGGTTGA